A part of Limihaloglobus sulfuriphilus genomic DNA contains:
- a CDS encoding glutamate synthase subunit beta yields the protein MGKPTGFMEYSREVESHRPIDERIKDFQEIMLPLSPDEVRSQAARCMDCGVPFCHGYGCPVVNRIPEFNEYVYSGQWHEACKILHATNNFPEFTGRVCPAPCETACTANLCTDPVSIRHIEYTIVEYGFEQGWIKPILPERKTGKRVAVIGSGPAGLAAAQQLARAGHSVVVFEKDAAPGGLLRYGIPNFKLDKAVIDRRIAQMAGEGVEFETDTNVGKDITGKYLLKRFDAVCLAIGAETPRDLNVPGRGLDGVYFAMDFLGRQNKIICGEAVNDKEIISARGKNVVVIGGGDTGSDCVGTSNRQGAKSVTQFEILPKPPESRPPSTPWPMWPATMRSSSSHEEGCTRRWSVSTKRVLGTETRVRGLECVEVEWSKNRKGAWQMKEVPGSEFEIEAELVLLAMGFVHPKHAGLVDEFELETDRRGNIVIDRNGMTSREGVFAAGDSIMGASLVVRAIADGRKTAEGIDNRLLAE from the coding sequence AAGATTTTCAGGAGATCATGCTTCCGCTGAGCCCCGACGAGGTTCGCTCACAGGCGGCACGGTGTATGGATTGCGGAGTCCCGTTTTGTCACGGCTACGGCTGTCCGGTAGTAAACCGGATACCGGAGTTCAACGAGTACGTTTACAGCGGGCAGTGGCATGAGGCGTGCAAGATACTGCACGCAACAAACAACTTCCCGGAATTCACCGGACGGGTATGCCCCGCGCCGTGCGAGACGGCGTGTACGGCTAACCTGTGCACGGATCCTGTAAGCATACGCCATATCGAATACACGATCGTTGAGTATGGTTTTGAGCAGGGCTGGATAAAGCCGATACTGCCCGAGAGAAAAACCGGCAAGCGGGTTGCTGTGATAGGTTCGGGGCCGGCAGGGCTGGCGGCGGCCCAGCAACTTGCCCGCGCAGGCCATTCGGTCGTGGTATTTGAAAAAGACGCGGCGCCGGGCGGGCTTCTGCGGTATGGAATCCCCAATTTCAAGCTGGACAAGGCGGTGATTGACCGCCGGATTGCACAGATGGCCGGCGAGGGTGTTGAGTTTGAGACCGATACCAATGTTGGCAAGGATATCACCGGAAAATATCTGCTCAAGCGGTTTGATGCGGTATGCCTGGCAATCGGAGCCGAAACTCCAAGGGATTTGAACGTACCGGGCCGCGGGCTTGACGGCGTATATTTCGCGATGGATTTTCTCGGCCGGCAGAACAAAATTATCTGCGGCGAAGCCGTAAACGATAAAGAGATTATCAGCGCCAGGGGTAAGAATGTAGTTGTCATAGGCGGCGGCGATACCGGCAGCGACTGTGTCGGCACTTCCAACCGCCAGGGAGCAAAGAGCGTAACTCAATTCGAGATACTGCCCAAGCCGCCGGAGAGCCGGCCCCCGTCAACACCCTGGCCGATGTGGCCGGCGACAATGCGCAGCTCCAGCTCGCACGAAGAAGGCTGCACAAGGCGATGGTCTGTCAGCACAAAGCGTGTCCTCGGTACAGAGACACGGGTTCGCGGGCTCGAATGCGTCGAGGTAGAATGGAGTAAAAACCGCAAAGGCGCCTGGCAGATGAAGGAAGTCCCGGGCAGTGAGTTTGAAATAGAGGCAGAGCTGGTGCTTCTGGCGATGGGTTTTGTTCACCCAAAACACGCGGGGCTTGTGGATGAGTTTGAGCTCGAAACCGACCGGCGGGGCAATATCGTTATTGACCGCAACGGCATGACTTCGCGTGAAGGTGTCTTTGCCGCGGGCGACAGTATTATGGGTGCTTCATTGGTGGTTAGAGCCATTGCCGACGGACGAAAAACCGCAGAGGGAATAGATAACCGGCTCTTAGCCGAATAA
- a CDS encoding PEP-CTERM sorting domain-containing protein (PEP-CTERM proteins occur, often in large numbers, in the proteomes of bacteria that also encode an exosortase, a predicted intramembrane cysteine proteinase. The presence of a PEP-CTERM domain at a protein's C-terminus predicts cleavage within the sorting domain, followed by covalent anchoring to some some component of the (usually Gram-negative) cell surface. Many PEP-CTERM proteins exhibit an unusual sequence composition that includes large numbers of potential glycosylation sites. Expression of one such protein has been shown restore the ability of a bacterium to form floc, a type of biofilm.), translated as MMKNLLFISLITFFVFAVSADWDEGDGHKMHWPQEPKPQGLDVEFAMTMLADDWQCTWTGPVDDIHFWVSWKENLIQPINQISVTIFSDIPADPQDPTTYSMPGQSLWDADFDFALGQFERRPMLPDEQGWFVAPTDPTQPGTVIPWQAGDHEEWEQINITKISDLMQPFNQEEGTIYWLGLEIFTEDLSGVLQPTPFVGWKETDRNWNDDAVWMNIDPPDGYPDLYWTELVNPELGTSIDLAFVITPEPATIALLAIGGLFIRKR; from the coding sequence ATGATGAAAAACCTATTATTCATTTCTTTAATTACTTTTTTTGTGTTCGCAGTCAGCGCAGACTGGGACGAGGGAGACGGCCACAAGATGCACTGGCCTCAAGAACCAAAACCTCAGGGCCTGGATGTTGAATTTGCTATGACAATGCTGGCTGATGACTGGCAGTGCACATGGACAGGACCGGTAGATGACATTCATTTCTGGGTTTCATGGAAAGAAAATCTGATTCAGCCGATAAACCAAATTTCGGTTACGATCTTTTCCGACATACCCGCAGACCCGCAAGATCCTACAACTTACAGTATGCCGGGGCAGTCTTTGTGGGATGCGGATTTTGATTTTGCATTAGGCCAGTTTGAGAGAAGGCCCATGCTGCCGGATGAGCAAGGCTGGTTTGTAGCTCCGACCGATCCGACTCAGCCGGGAACAGTTATTCCCTGGCAGGCGGGGGACCATGAAGAGTGGGAACAGATCAATATCACAAAAATTTCAGATTTGATGCAGCCGTTCAACCAGGAAGAGGGAACCATATACTGGCTTGGTTTGGAGATCTTTACAGAAGACCTATCAGGTGTCCTGCAGCCGACTCCATTTGTTGGCTGGAAAGAGACCGACCGGAACTGGAACGATGACGCTGTCTGGATGAATATTGATCCTCCAGACGGTTATCCGGACCTCTACTGGACAGAACTTGTAAACCCCGAACTCGGAACATCTATTGATCTGGCATTTGTTATCACCCCCGAGCCGGCGACTATCGCCCTGCTGGCGATCGGCGGTTTGTTTATCAGAAAAAGATAA